The following coding sequences lie in one Mucilaginibacter sp. KACC 22773 genomic window:
- a CDS encoding RagB/SusD family nutrient uptake outer membrane protein — protein sequence MKHRKIYLLSTIILLTITVIVLSCKKTALNTSDPNNLTTGNYYKTAAQLKAGVNAIYAVMHQNNLVSREWYYLHDTRSDEVFPGGGQLEIPRRQLYENTDDPTNSVMNSVWNGWYTVIFRANVVTDNAPNVTDNVADKNESVGEAKFLRAWAYFDLVSMWGGVPLVTTVPKSPNDYKPRASVSEVYAQIVQDLKDAAAVLPGKSATDKGRATASAANAMLGRVLMQQGDYAGAKAAFLKIPTSGADGYSLTARYLDNFELATEFNSESIFEVVFVDKGDNNYNWGGESATEPQSTVRNQEYCPVAWRNLIPSNKYLNEFENTATGAAKTDPRFSYSVYQSGDTYNNGQSVLTDGDQNGNSSVVNGVTKKISWRKFMIIYQESSATAGFHPAGNNQRIIRYSEILLNLAECNIELGDIPGAVTYLNMVRARQDVAMPPYPTAQFPVTTKSDVIKALMHEKMVELGDEEVRNIDILRWRKKGYFTTEPIANFHANRDELLPIPQAELDNNPLVNGHQNPGY from the coding sequence ATGAAACATAGAAAAATTTATTTATTGTCAACCATTATCTTACTAACGATAACGGTGATTGTATTGTCCTGTAAAAAAACAGCGCTAAATACATCCGACCCCAATAATCTTACTACAGGTAACTATTATAAAACTGCAGCGCAACTAAAGGCGGGTGTTAACGCCATCTACGCTGTTATGCATCAAAACAACCTCGTATCGCGCGAGTGGTATTATTTGCATGATACCAGGAGCGATGAAGTGTTCCCTGGCGGCGGCCAACTGGAAATTCCGCGCCGGCAACTGTATGAAAATACCGATGACCCTACCAACTCGGTTATGAACTCGGTTTGGAATGGCTGGTACACAGTAATATTCCGCGCCAACGTGGTAACCGACAATGCGCCCAATGTTACTGACAATGTTGCAGATAAGAATGAATCGGTTGGCGAGGCAAAGTTTCTTCGCGCCTGGGCTTATTTTGACCTGGTTAGTATGTGGGGAGGTGTTCCGTTGGTAACTACAGTGCCAAAAAGTCCAAACGATTATAAGCCACGTGCATCTGTTAGTGAGGTTTATGCGCAAATTGTTCAGGATTTGAAAGATGCTGCCGCAGTATTGCCCGGAAAATCGGCTACCGATAAGGGGCGGGCCACCGCTTCCGCTGCCAATGCCATGCTGGGCAGGGTATTGATGCAACAAGGCGATTATGCCGGAGCCAAAGCAGCGTTTCTTAAAATTCCAACTTCAGGAGCAGATGGATATTCTTTAACCGCACGTTACCTGGATAATTTTGAGTTAGCGACCGAGTTTAATTCAGAGTCAATTTTCGAAGTTGTATTTGTAGACAAAGGCGATAATAACTACAACTGGGGTGGCGAAAGCGCGACTGAACCACAATCTACAGTCAGAAACCAGGAATACTGCCCTGTTGCCTGGAGAAATCTCATTCCTTCAAACAAATATTTGAATGAATTTGAAAACACAGCAACAGGCGCAGCCAAAACAGACCCGCGTTTTTCATACAGCGTTTACCAGAGCGGCGATACTTATAACAATGGCCAAAGCGTATTAACTGATGGAGATCAAAACGGTAATTCTTCAGTGGTTAACGGCGTTACCAAAAAAATCAGCTGGCGTAAATTTATGATTATCTACCAGGAAAGTTCTGCTACGGCCGGCTTTCACCCCGCCGGAAACAATCAGCGTATTATACGTTATTCGGAAATTCTGCTTAATCTTGCCGAATGCAATATTGAGCTGGGTGATATCCCCGGAGCTGTAACCTATCTTAATATGGTGCGCGCAAGACAGGACGTTGCTATGCCTCCTTATCCAACGGCTCAATTTCCGGTTACTACAAAAAGCGACGTGATTAAAGCCCTAATGCACGAAAAAATGGTAGAGCTGGGCGATGAAGAAGTACGCAACATCGACATTTTAAGATGGCGTAAAAAGGGATATTTCACTACCGAGCCGATTGCTAATTTCCATGCCAACAGAGACGAATTATTACCTATACCTCAAGCCGAACTGGATAATAACCCATTAGTTAACGGTCATCAAAACCCAGGCTATTAA